acataaagtttgattgtgtagacaaggctttaagaAAATTGgcataaaaaaaactataaccACAGGGTCCTGATAAGATGAATAAGAATTTACAGATCCATATGAACATACCTAAAAACACCATCCATGTGGTACGTGAAAAGGCTAACAGTGTATAAGCACCCATTCTCATGACTACACCAATAATGATGAGTATGGTATCTTTGTAGCTAATGTTAAACCAATGCAGCAAAGGAATACAGGTTAGTAAGACTAAGCTTACAAGTAGATTCTTAGTAGCTGAATAGTAACCTAAAACAAAATTCAGACCAGTTATATGTTAtaccatttattttaatatatatatatccatcTGCTTAAAATGTTTAAGTTCAAACTTACTGATAAGTGTAGCAGACCAAGCTAATGGGTCCTTCTTAACATACAAAATGAATGTATCATTCTCTCCTGAAAAGAATTAACATAAATTTACAATGCAATCAATTTCATGAAGAATCATAGTTGAATATAACAATATTGATATACaggtaatataataatataataggaaTTGTGGGATTGAATGCCGTCATTATTTgacaattacagtatatatttacagatagaatattatattttttacccGATCCAACAAGTTGGAAAACAAATAAGCATATAATCAACATCACCAACTGTCCTCTTTGTTCAAATGGTCTTTTCTTTCCAACAACAATCAACGATTCTTTGACATTATTCAACCTGAATAATTCTAAACAAGCAATTTGTGTTGATTGTTCTTCATCATCAAGATTTTGATTCTCAAATATTTGTGAAGTGGCAGTTCCCTCTGATTTGTTCAATTCCTTTGCTTTTACCGATTCGCTTATAAAGAAAACTATGTACATTATAAcacaaatattacaaacaatGTAATAGATAAAAACGGCAGGAAAGCCAAGCTGGTCTATGACAATTCCACATGTTAATAGGCCCAGAAAACTTCCAAGAAATGTCATCGCTTCAAGAAGACTGTAACGCAATGTTCTCGAttctttttttgtcacatcaccAAGGTAACTAAACACGGAGAATGTCAACGTGGCATATGCACCACTGAGGCCTAAACAAATAGTTCCAAGTAATAGCCACGCTAAAGGTGCATAGATAAAGAATGATGAAAATACAAGCACTAAACCATTGATTATTGAACCCACTGCTGGAGCTATCATGGTCATTTTTCGACCAACTTTATCTGACCAACGTCCAAGAAACATTGAGGAGACAACTGTAGGTATTGCGAGGGCGATGTTGATGTATATCAACCAATGAGATGTTTGTTTCTGGACAAAACTTTCTTCTGTTTTGTAGAAACTTAGATTGTTACAAACAACTGTATCATTGTATTGTATCATACAGACTTTATAGTAAATTAACTGTTGCAGTGAAGAGTATTGTAGGAAGGAACCAAGCATATAGAGAAACATAACAGGTTCAACTGTGATGGATCTTAATGCACCAATGGTCCACCTCCTATACGAGTTCATATCCATGGTGTGGTCTAGTGCCTTCACGCTAAATATTATCTGTTGGCAAAAACATttgtacaaattaaaatattcttatcattcattcattctttatttaggcTTTTaaatcgaaatacatttaaaacaaggtaacaaaaacaagacaggtggaaaaaaaacaagacaggtggaaataaaacaaaatcaatgaTGGTCAATGGAATAAATTAACGCAAATTAAAAAGAAGCATCATAAAAACACAACAGCATTATTCAAATTAGTTATTCAATTGGATTTAAAATATCTGATTTTTTATTAGACTTCTTCTACTACAGCTTTCTATTACCGTTACTAGGCCTAACAGACTAGCGTGTGAGGCCGAATTGACCTTGAACAATTTCTACATACGTCGAACCTCGTAGaaggtctaggcctactaggcctagctagcggCCTGGTGGTAGTGTAACGGTTGTTGTATCTGTTACTATATCATAGAGTCTCAGTGGCAGGATTTCACACAGTCACAGAATATACAAACAGTAGATGGTTTTGCCCAGTGACAACAGTTTTATTCCAATACTAAATATAATGCAGTATGTACTGGCTATATCACATATGTTCCTATATTGTAAAACGTTTTATCCtctctattagtattataaacGTTTTCTTCTCTctttataaatttgttaactCTCTCCCTCTTGGCCAGTACATCCATATTTAAGGAACAGTCCTAATTAATATGCATGTACTGG
The window above is part of the Antedon mediterranea chromosome 10, ecAntMedi1.1, whole genome shotgun sequence genome. Proteins encoded here:
- the LOC140061090 gene encoding lysosomal proton-coupled steroid conjugate and bile acid symporter SLC46A3-like isoform X1, yielding MDMNSYRRWTIGALRSITVEPVMFLYMLGSFLQYSSLQQLIYYKVCMIQYNDTVVCNNLSFYKTEESFVQKQTSHWLIYINIALAIPTVVSSMFLGRWSDKVGRKMTMIAPAVGSIINGLVLVFSSFFIYAPLAWLLLGTICLGLSGAYATLTFSVFSYLGDVTKKESRTLRYSLLEAMTFLGSFLGLLTCGIVIDQLGFPAVFIYYIVCNICVIMYIVFFISESVKAKELNKSEGTATSQIFENQNLDDEEQSTQIACLELFRLNNVKESLIVVGKKRPFEQRGQLVMLIICLFVFQLVGSGENDTFILYVKKDPLAWSATLISYYSATKNLLVSLVLLTCIPLLHWFNISYKDTILIIIGVVMRMGAYTLLAFSRTTWMVFLVPLLASTSAIPASTSRSMMSKIVGQNEQGSLFSFMASLETLTVSLASVIFNALYPATLMILEGGFVFITMAILLVIPVILICWIHELNTMEASYTKLIEGANLVDEEILENDL
- the LOC140061090 gene encoding lysosomal proton-coupled steroid conjugate and bile acid symporter SLC46A3-like isoform X2 → MDMNSYRRWTIGALRSITVEPVMFLYMLGSFLQYSSLQQLIYYKVCMIQYNDTVVCNNLSFYKTEESFVQKQTSHWLIYINIALAIPTVVSSMFLGRWSDKVGRKMTMIAPAVGSIINGLVLVFSSFFIYAPLAWLLLGTICLGLSGAYATLTFSVFSYLGDVTKKESRTLRYSLLEAMTFLGSFLGLLTCGIVIDQLGFPAVFIYYIVCNICVIMYIVFFISESVKAKELNKSEGTATSQIFENQNLDDEEQSTQIACLELFRLNNVKESLIVVGKKRPFEQRGQLVMLIICLFVFQLVGSGENDTFILYVKKDPLAWSATLISYYSATKNLLVSLVLLTCIPLLHWFNISYKDTILIIIGVVMRMGAYTLLAFSRTTWMVFLVPLLASTSAIPASTSRSMMSKIVGQNEQGSLFSFMASLETLTVSLASVIFNALYPATLMILEGGFVFITMAILLVIPVILICWIHELNTMEASYTKLIEGNTQASGDI